The following are encoded together in the Fundulus heteroclitus isolate FHET01 chromosome 19, MU-UCD_Fhet_4.1, whole genome shotgun sequence genome:
- the d2hgdh gene encoding D-2-hydroxyglutarate dehydrogenase, mitochondrial — translation MLRIFQSPPRLRTALRHLSRARPPAADPQPWFLTNRGALSRQLHVGADGSRSSPTAAAAAAPQRLPFSRVTVEDLAFFRKTLPGRTITDPDLVQSSNEDWLKSVRGSSEVLLRPQTTQEVSQILSYCNSRNLAVNPQGGNTGLVGGSVPVHDEIILSTSLMNNILSFDNISGILTCQAGCVLENLTLYLEEREHIMPLDLGAKGSCQVGGNVATNAGGLRLLRYGSLHGTVLGLEVVLADGQVLDCLSTLRKDNTGYDLKQLFIGSEGTLGVITAVSILCPRKPKSVNVVFLGCETFDQLLKTFQLCKGMLGEILSAFEFLDSECMRLLNTHLKLPNPISDCPFYIVIETSGSDSNHDSQKLHNFLEEAMTSLLVTDGTVATEVSKVKALWSMRERVTEALTHDGFTYKYDVSLPVERIYQLVTDMRRHLGKRARSVVGYGHVGDGNLHLNITSAAKDPALLASIEPFVYEWTARFHGSISAEHGLGLKKRNYIYYSKSRPAVALMGNIKNMLDPKGILNPYKTLPDDLRRT, via the exons ATGTTAAGAATTTTCCAGTCGCCTCCAAGGCTGAGGACAGCTCTGAGACACCTGTCCAGGGCACGCCCCCCAGCTGCTGACCCCCAGCCCTGGTTTCTCACAAATCGTGGGGCCCTCTCTCGTCAGCTTCACGTCGGAGCAGATGGATCCAGGTCGTCccctactgctgctgctgctgctgctccacagaGGCTGCCTTTCTCCAGGGTGACTGTGGAGGATTTGGCCTTCTTCAGGAAGACGTTGCCAGGCAGGACCATCACCGACCCCGACCTGGTGCAGTCCAGTAATGAGGACTGGCTGAAGTCTGTCAGAG GTTCCAGCGAAGTGTTGCTGAGACCTCAGACCACACAGGAAGTGTCACAAATTCTCAG TTACTGCAACAGCCGCAACCTGGCAGTGAACCCTCAAGGAGGCAATACCGGTCTAGTTGGTGGCAGCGTGCCGGTTCATGATGAGATCATCCTCTCCACCTCTCTCATGAACAACATACTTTCCTTTGATAACATCTCCG GTATTCTTACCTGTCAGGCAGGTTGCGTGTTGGAGAACTTGACCCTCTACCTGGAGGAGAGGGAACACATCATGCCGCTGGACCTCGGAGCAAAGGGCAGCTGCCAGGTTGGAGGCAATGTGGCGACCAACGCAGGGGGTCTGCGGCTGCTCCGCTACGGTTCCCTACACGGAACTGTGCTGGGCCTTGAAGTT GTGCTGGCAGACGGACAGGTGCTGGACTGCTTGTCCACGCTGCGCAAGGACAACACGGGATACGACCTCAAACAGCTGTTCATTGGTTCGGAGGGCACTCTGGGGGTCATCACTGCAGTCTCCATCCTTTGTCCTCGAAAGCCAAAATCCGTTAACGTCGTTTTCCTGG GCTGCGAAACCTTTGACCAGCTGCTGAAAACCTTCCAGCTCTGCAAAGGCATGCTGGGAGAAATTCTGTCAGCCTTCGAGTTCCTGGACAGTGAATGCATGAGGCTGCTGAACACACACCTGAAACTGCCCAATCCTATCTCTG ACTGCCCGTTCTACATTGTGATCGAAACATCTGGATCAGACTCCAACCACGACTCCCAGAAGCTCCACAACTTCCTAGAGGAAGCAATGACGTCGTTATTAGTTACCGACGGCACTGTAGCAACCGAGGTCTCAAAAGTAAAG GCCCTGTGGTCAATGCGTGAACGCGTCACAGAGGCGCTGACTCACGACGGCTTCACCTACAAGTACGACGTCTCCCTTCCGGTGGAGCGCATCTACCAGCTGGTGACAGACATGAGGCGGCATCTGGGGAAGCGGGCCAGGAGCGTGGTGGGATACGGTCACGTAG GTGACGGCAACCTCCACCTTAATATCACCTCCGCTGCTAAGGACCCCGCCCTGCTGGCTTCCATCGAGCCGTTCGTCTACGAGTGGACGGCCAGGTTTCACGGCAGCATCAGCGCAGAACACGGACTGGGCCTTAAAAAGAGGAATTACATCTACTACAGTAAATCCAGGCCAGCCGTGGCTCTCATGGGGAACATCAAGAACATGCTGGACCCCAAAGGCATCCTCAACCCGTATAAGACTTTACCAGACGATCTAAGGAGAACCTAA